A genomic region of Motilibacter rhizosphaerae contains the following coding sequences:
- a CDS encoding IS110 family RNA-guided transposase, with protein sequence MSRVVIGMDPHKRSAGDDRPGSRPTIEVLDDREHVLATGRYSTDRDGYRAMLKEGRRWPERVWAVEGCNGVGRHLAQRLVADGEPVVDVPAKLSARARVFSTGQGRKTDATDAHSVAVVALRTPALREVVVDDVTVALRLLVDRRDELGAARTLTVNRLHRLLTELVPGGAKKALSAAQARALLATVRPRDVVGKTRRQLAADVVGELEVLDRKMKTASKQLTEMVEATGSGLLELNGIGPSGAARLLGDVGDVARFPTKGHFASWNGTAPIDASSGDQHRHRLSRAGNRRINRVLHIMAIVQLRHDTAGREYYRRKRAAGKSPMEAMRCLKRRLSDVVYRQLVADQKPLRAEPGAGPGGHPGATTTSSAAGFHPDTGTSDKSLPGPTTSDATPAGSARPDPTTPPVQALSA encoded by the coding sequence ATGAGCAGAGTCGTCATCGGTATGGACCCGCACAAGCGGTCCGCCGGCGACGACCGCCCCGGGTCACGCCCAACGATCGAGGTCCTCGACGACCGCGAACACGTGCTCGCGACCGGCAGGTACTCGACCGACCGGGACGGTTACCGGGCGATGCTCAAGGAGGGACGCCGGTGGCCTGAGCGGGTGTGGGCGGTGGAGGGCTGCAACGGCGTGGGCCGGCACCTCGCCCAACGGCTGGTCGCGGACGGGGAGCCGGTGGTGGATGTGCCGGCGAAGCTGTCGGCCCGGGCGCGGGTGTTCTCGACCGGTCAGGGCCGCAAGACCGACGCGACCGACGCGCACTCCGTCGCGGTCGTGGCGCTGCGCACTCCTGCCCTGCGTGAGGTGGTGGTGGATGACGTGACGGTGGCGCTGCGGCTGCTGGTCGACCGGCGTGACGAGCTGGGCGCGGCGCGGACGTTGACGGTGAACCGGCTGCACCGCCTGCTCACCGAGCTCGTGCCGGGCGGGGCGAAGAAAGCCCTGTCCGCAGCACAAGCCCGCGCCCTGCTCGCCACCGTCCGGCCGCGTGACGTGGTCGGCAAGACCCGCCGGCAGCTCGCCGCCGACGTGGTGGGCGAGCTCGAGGTGCTGGACCGCAAGATGAAGACCGCGAGCAAGCAGCTGACCGAGATGGTCGAGGCGACCGGCTCGGGGCTGCTCGAACTGAACGGGATCGGCCCGTCCGGGGCGGCGCGGCTGCTCGGCGATGTGGGGGACGTGGCCCGGTTCCCGACGAAGGGCCACTTCGCGTCGTGGAACGGCACCGCCCCGATCGACGCGTCGTCGGGGGACCAGCACCGGCACCGGCTCTCCCGGGCGGGGAACCGGCGGATCAACCGGGTCCTGCACATCATGGCGATCGTCCAACTCCGGCACGACACCGCCGGGCGGGAGTACTACCGGCGCAAGCGGGCGGCCGGGAAGTCCCCCATGGAGGCGATGCGCTGCCTCAAGCGCCGCCTGTCCGACGTCGTCTACCGCCAGCTCGTCGCCGACCAGAAGCCGCTGCGGGCAGAGCCTGGGGCGGGTCCGGGAGGACACCCGGGGGCGACTACAACATCCAGCGCGGCCGGCTTCCACCCCGACACCGGCACTTCGGACAAGTCACTTCCCGGACCCACCACCAGC